A stretch of the Gossypium hirsutum isolate 1008001.06 chromosome D07, Gossypium_hirsutum_v2.1, whole genome shotgun sequence genome encodes the following:
- the LOC107954729 gene encoding elongation factor Ts, mitochondrial produces MAFFRNAKQPLGILLYNTRLSTCSRHGYSTWATKGTSFAQSTDTKASKTAYLYWVSRRFNSQAASSAEQMSLIKQLRERTSAPIKDVKASLVDCNWDIEAAQKELRKRGKVLAMKKSSRTATEGLLALAQLEGKAAVIELNCETDFVARNEIFEYLALALAKKALFVQNSSQQIPGVFSFGPECLEDLKLNLDHPKISGETTIQNAVTEVAAMMGENIKLRRGVVMSTSSHGVVSAYLHRCPQPGLGRIAGILSLEVENEISQLDALQKVGSELAMHIVAAKPLFLTKELVTSDVLNNEREILKSQAISTGKSPMAIEKMVDGRLRKYFEEVVFMEQKYFLNDSLSIKTILDNVSKEVGSPVKIGNFFRMEVGEGIQSQEASSSAEPVAQAV; encoded by the exons ATGGCTTTCTTCAGAAATGCAAAGCAACCGCTTGGGATCTTATTGTACAACACCAGGCTGAGTACTTGTAGCAGACATGGGTACTCTACTTGGGCAACCAAAGGAACCTCCTTTGCTCAATCTACAGATACCAAAGCCTCAAAAACTGCTTATTTGTATTGGGTTTCGAGAAGATTCAATTCTCAGGCAGCTTCTTCTGCTGAGCAAATGAGCCTTATCAAGCAACTCAGGGAAAGAACGAGTGCTCCCATAAAGGATGTCAAGGCTTCTCTTGTTGATTGCAATTGGGATATTG AGGCTGCACAGAAAGaattgaggaaaagaggaaaGGTTTTGGCCATGAAAAAGTCGTCAAGGACTGCTACTGAGGGTCTGCTTGCTCTGGCTCAACTTGAGGGCAAGGCTGCTGTAATTGAACTTAATTGCGAGACGGATTTCGTTGCAAGGAATGAAATTTTTGAGTACTTG GCTTTGGCATTGGCAAAGAAAGCTTTGTTTGTCCAAAACTCTTCCCAACAGATTCCTGGGGTTTTCTCATTTGGGCCTGAGTGTTTAGAG GACTTAAAATTAAATCTTGACCATCCAAAAATTAGTGGGGAGACAACCATTCAAAATGCAGTTACAGAAGTGGCTGCAATGATGGGAGAGAATATAAAACTCAGGAGGGGTGTTGTGATGTCAACATCTTCGCATGGAGTTGTTTCTGCTTACCTCCATAGATGTCCTCAACCAG GTTTGGGTCGAATTGCTGGAATTTTATCTCTTGAAGTTGAGAATGAGATTTCTCAATTGGATGCCCTCCAAAAGGTTGGCTCAGAGCTAGCAATGCATATTGTGGCAGCGAAGCCATTGTTCTTGACAAAGGAACTTGTGACCTCTGATGTGCTTAACAATGAACGCGAGATTCTGAAGTCTCAG GCCATAAGTACTGGAAAGTCTCCGATGGCCATAGAgaaaatggttgatggtcgtctGCGTAAATACTTTGAGGAGGTTGTTTTTATGGAGCAAAAGTATTTCTTAAATGATTCTTTAAGTATCAAG ACAATTTTGGATAATGTATCAAAGGAAGTTGGCTCACCAGTGAAGATTGGCAACTTTTTCAGAATGGAAGTTGGAGAAGGAATTCAAAG CCAAGAAGCGTCGAGTTCAGCCGAACCTGTTGCGCAGGCTGTTTAA
- the LOC107954728 gene encoding uncharacterized protein: protein MAIVGTRAVGLSSFPSSSSYLSWNSRATDSSFSCTLSMQMMSKMIPSRGCVTCSAVQESSSPTTTAENKEEGKRPKPAAKSLPELMWEDVIPPLKTILESQHHLSQIQLYFQDNKLEGSFLKNGWPYSFWAFFPNGELTGPKGFSLCSYGWGASTVERFLVDEKKITAKHVVFWVEKRLAARGIIPVWKE, encoded by the exons ATGGCTATAGTGGGGACGAGAGCAGTTGGGTTGTCAAGCTTTCCATCATCATCTTCATACCTTAGTTGGAATTCCAGAGCCACCGACTCTTCTTTCTCCTGCACACTATCAATG CAAATGATGAGTAAAATGATTCCTTCTCGTGGATGTGTCACCTGTTCTGCTGTTCAAGAATCGTCATCTCCTACAA CCACCGCTGAGAATAAGGAGGAAGGCAAGCGCCCCAAACCAGCAGCAAAGTCACTGCCGGAGTTGATGTGGGAGGATGTTATTCCTCCATTGAAAACAATACTTGAATCCCAACATCATctctctcaaatccaactctatTTCCAAGACAACAAG TTGGAAGGTTCATTTCTGAAGAATGGGTGGCCTTATTCATTCTGGGCTTTCTTCCCTAATGGAGAACTTACAG GTCCAAAGGGCTTTTCATTGTGTTCATATGGGTGGGGAGCAAGCACCGTGGAGCGTTTCCTGGTTGATGAGAAGAAAATCACAGCGAAGCATGTAGTTTTCTGGGTTGAAAAGCGTTTGGCAGCTCGAGGAATCATCCCTGTTTGGAAAGaatga